Proteins from a single region of Sphingopyxis sp. BSN-002:
- a CDS encoding MFS transporter translates to MTAAAALPPSERLPFRVKLGNGFGSIAYGVKDNGFATLLMLLYNQVLGLDARIVGFILLIALFMDAIIDPMVGYWSDKTHSRWGKRHPWMYGSILPMAFAWIMLWHPPQLDQQWLYGYLLLFAFLMRAAVSCYEIPALSVVPALTSDYDERTSLTRWRFVFGWAGGLVMLTLAFGFYLVPSEKYPVGQLNLDGYQLYGWTGAVLMILATSVSAWTTHRRLAHPDSTPPTHLPLGQTLRKIGTILSNKAFLILLGSSIFAFVNQGLTFSITTYLLSYYWEMPQTGFIAYSATLFVGVVGAFLVVGLLQKRMEKRTGAVAAGVLALCFGLSPYLLRFAGSFPANGDAALIPTLFTLITISNAFSVASMMLAQSMASDIVEASQEQTGERSEGIFFSAYFFVQKCATGIGLFLTGQIIGAANFPAQAKPGHVDQTVLDNLAVYFLWVLVAFALASIWFISRFPISRADHEARVAAMAAAAEAARPHP, encoded by the coding sequence GTGACTGCAGCAGCAGCGTTGCCGCCATCGGAGCGGCTGCCGTTCCGGGTCAAGCTCGGCAACGGCTTCGGGTCGATCGCCTATGGCGTCAAGGACAACGGCTTCGCCACGCTGCTGATGCTGCTCTACAATCAGGTGCTGGGGCTCGACGCGCGAATCGTCGGCTTCATCCTGCTGATCGCATTGTTCATGGACGCGATCATCGATCCGATGGTCGGTTACTGGAGCGACAAGACGCATAGTCGCTGGGGCAAACGGCACCCGTGGATGTACGGTTCGATTCTGCCCATGGCTTTCGCGTGGATCATGCTCTGGCACCCGCCGCAGCTCGATCAGCAATGGCTCTATGGCTATCTTCTGCTCTTTGCCTTTCTGATGCGTGCGGCGGTTTCCTGCTATGAAATCCCCGCGCTTTCGGTCGTACCTGCGCTGACCAGCGACTATGACGAACGCACCTCGCTGACGCGCTGGCGGTTCGTGTTCGGCTGGGCCGGCGGGCTGGTCATGCTCACGCTGGCATTCGGCTTCTATCTGGTGCCCAGCGAGAAATACCCCGTCGGCCAGCTCAACCTCGACGGCTATCAGCTCTACGGCTGGACCGGCGCGGTGCTGATGATCCTTGCGACCAGCGTGTCGGCATGGACCACGCACCGGCGCCTTGCACACCCCGACAGCACACCGCCGACGCATCTGCCGCTGGGTCAGACGCTCCGCAAGATCGGCACCATCCTGTCGAACAAGGCGTTTCTGATCCTGCTCGGCAGCTCGATCTTCGCTTTCGTCAACCAGGGGCTGACCTTTTCGATCACCACCTATCTGCTGAGCTATTACTGGGAGATGCCGCAGACCGGTTTCATCGCCTATTCGGCGACGCTGTTCGTCGGTGTCGTCGGCGCCTTTCTGGTCGTGGGACTGTTGCAGAAGCGGATGGAAAAGCGCACCGGCGCGGTAGCGGCGGGCGTGCTCGCACTGTGCTTCGGGCTTTCGCCCTATCTGCTCCGCTTCGCGGGATCGTTTCCCGCCAACGGCGACGCGGCGCTGATCCCGACGCTTTTCACGCTGATCACGATCTCGAACGCTTTCTCGGTGGCGTCGATGATGCTGGCGCAGTCGATGGCATCGGACATTGTCGAGGCGTCGCAGGAGCAGACCGGCGAGCGCTCCGAAGGCATTTTCTTTTCGGCCTATTTCTTCGTCCAGAAATGCGCGACCGGCATCGGCCTGTTCCTGACCGGGCAGATCATCGGCGCCGCGAATTTCCCGGCGCAGGCGAAACCCGGACATGTCGACCAGACGGTTCTCGACAATCTGGCGGTCTATTTCCTGTGGGTGCTGGTCGCCTTCGCGCTCGCCAGCATCTGGTTCATATCGCGCTTCCCGATTTCGCGGGCCGATCATGAAGCGCGTGTCGCCGCGATGGCCGCCGCCGCAGAGGCCGCGCGGCCGCACCCGTAA
- a CDS encoding acyl-CoA dehydrogenase family protein: MSDLDAFRAEVRAWLEANCPPEMREPIREEGDVCWGGRNWVFKNDAQKQWLDACVSKGYTVPDWPTPYGGAGLTPEQTKVLKQEMKRINARSPLDSFGIWMLGPALLQFGTEEQKVHYLNPIARGEIRWCQGYSEPGSGSDLVSLQTFGEDKGDHWVVNGSKIWTSYADKADWIFCLVRTDKTNKYQGITFMLFDMASKGVTTKPILLISGNSPFCETFFDDVEVPKTQYVGEINRGWDVAKYLLGHEREMISGGGAGGDMVSIGGAFAKAFGKNAAGELDDPILRAEMAAFDTDVFAYRAMGERFMDMWKTGRAHPASSNMMKYVGTELNKRRHELVMSGGGSEALEWDSEETKGGARARGWLRTKANSIEGGTSEVMLNVIAKRILDLPGA, encoded by the coding sequence ATGAGCGATCTGGACGCCTTCCGCGCCGAAGTGCGCGCGTGGCTGGAAGCCAATTGTCCCCCCGAAATGCGCGAGCCGATCCGTGAGGAAGGCGACGTCTGCTGGGGTGGCCGCAACTGGGTGTTCAAGAACGATGCCCAGAAGCAATGGCTCGATGCGTGCGTGTCGAAGGGCTATACCGTCCCCGACTGGCCCACGCCCTATGGCGGCGCCGGGCTGACCCCCGAGCAGACCAAGGTTCTGAAGCAGGAAATGAAGCGCATCAACGCGCGCTCGCCGCTCGACAGCTTCGGTATCTGGATGCTCGGCCCCGCGCTGCTGCAGTTCGGGACCGAGGAGCAGAAGGTCCATTATCTGAACCCGATCGCGCGCGGCGAGATCCGCTGGTGCCAGGGCTATTCGGAACCCGGCTCGGGCAGCGACCTCGTGTCGCTCCAGACCTTCGGCGAGGACAAGGGCGATCACTGGGTCGTCAACGGATCGAAGATCTGGACCAGCTATGCCGACAAGGCCGACTGGATCTTCTGTCTCGTCCGCACCGACAAGACGAACAAATATCAGGGCATCACCTTCATGCTCTTCGACATGGCGAGCAAGGGCGTCACGACCAAGCCGATCTTGCTGATCAGCGGCAACTCGCCCTTCTGCGAAACCTTCTTTGATGATGTCGAAGTGCCGAAGACGCAATATGTCGGCGAGATCAACCGCGGTTGGGACGTCGCCAAATATCTGCTCGGCCACGAACGCGAGATGATCTCGGGGGGCGGCGCCGGCGGCGACATGGTCAGCATCGGCGGTGCGTTCGCGAAGGCGTTCGGCAAGAATGCGGCGGGCGAACTCGACGACCCGATCCTGCGTGCCGAAATGGCGGCGTTCGACACCGACGTCTTTGCGTACCGTGCGATGGGCGAGCGTTTCATGGACATGTGGAAGACCGGCCGCGCGCATCCGGCGTCGTCGAACATGATGAAATATGTCGGCACCGAACTCAACAAGCGCCGCCACGAACTGGTCATGTCGGGCGGCGGCAGCGAGGCGCTAGAATGGGACAGCGAAGAGACCAAGGGCGGCGCCCGCGCGCGCGGCTGGCTGCGCACCAAGGCCAATTCGATCGAAGGCGGGACGAGCGAAGTCATGCTCAACGTCATCGCCAAGCGTATCCTCGACCTGCCCGGAGCCTGA
- a CDS encoding SDR family oxidoreductase, which yields MRFAGKVAVVTGAASGIGKAAVLKLAGEGAHVFAADIDEAGGKALAEQSNGKISFVRCDVTVPADIEALMNEAAAKAGGIDIVFNNAAAGGDRAPIDEISPEGWDRTMDLVLKSVAMGIRYAAPHMKHRKGASIVNTASVAALGAGYSPIAYAVAKAGVLHLSKVAATDLAQYGIRVNAICPGFINTNIFTASLEVPGELKTQANAVIAQMSAQAQPVARGGQPEDIANAVAYLASEESSFMTGTHLLVDGGLTIGQRHAWDKETPGMFDALLAMEEAAKAGAAA from the coding sequence ATGCGATTCGCAGGCAAGGTCGCCGTGGTCACCGGCGCGGCATCGGGCATCGGCAAGGCCGCGGTGCTGAAACTCGCGGGCGAAGGCGCGCATGTCTTTGCCGCCGACATCGACGAAGCGGGCGGCAAGGCGCTTGCAGAGCAGTCGAACGGCAAGATCAGCTTCGTCCGCTGCGACGTCACCGTTCCCGCCGATATCGAGGCGCTGATGAACGAAGCCGCGGCGAAGGCCGGCGGGATCGACATCGTCTTCAACAATGCCGCGGCGGGCGGCGACCGCGCGCCGATCGACGAGATCAGCCCGGAAGGCTGGGACCGAACGATGGACCTCGTCCTCAAATCGGTCGCGATGGGCATCCGCTACGCCGCGCCGCACATGAAGCACCGCAAGGGCGCGAGCATCGTCAACACGGCGAGCGTCGCGGCGCTCGGCGCGGGCTATTCGCCGATCGCCTATGCCGTCGCGAAAGCGGGCGTGCTGCACCTCAGCAAGGTCGCGGCGACCGATCTGGCGCAGTATGGCATTCGCGTGAACGCGATCTGCCCCGGCTTCATCAACACCAACATCTTCACCGCCTCGCTCGAGGTGCCGGGCGAGCTCAAGACGCAGGCGAACGCCGTGATCGCGCAGATGAGCGCGCAGGCGCAGCCCGTCGCGCGCGGCGGTCAGCCCGAGGATATCGCGAACGCGGTGGCATATCTGGCGAGCGAGGAATCCTCCTTCATGACGGGCACGCATCTGCTCGTCGACGGCGGGCTGACGATCGGCCAGCGCCACGCGTGGGACAAGGAAACGCCGGGCATGTTCGACGCCCTGCTGGCCATGGAGGAAGCGGCGAAAGCCGGAGCCGCAGCGTGA
- a CDS encoding SDR family oxidoreductase has protein sequence MNLQDMFGLDGRIALVTGGSRGIGKMIVEGYLAAGAARVYISARKTAQVEEAVADFETRYPGKVIGLPVDLATVEGCRALAKELEAREEKLDILVNNAGAAWGEPFEGFPEAGWDKVMDINVKSPFFLTQALHGLMKAAGTPERPAKIINIGSIDGLRLNPWETYSYHASKAAILYLTKRLAARLVHDNIIVTAIAPGAFQSDMNKAARDHGDAVAKSIPVKRIGVPEDMAGAAIFLASKAGDYVVGDTIAVDGGLVHGDLKTSIDA, from the coding sequence ATGAACCTTCAGGACATGTTCGGCCTCGACGGCCGCATCGCGCTCGTCACCGGCGGCTCGCGCGGCATCGGCAAGATGATCGTCGAGGGCTATCTCGCCGCGGGTGCCGCGCGCGTCTATATCTCGGCGCGCAAGACCGCACAGGTCGAGGAAGCCGTCGCCGATTTCGAGACGCGCTACCCCGGCAAGGTCATCGGCCTGCCGGTCGACCTCGCGACGGTCGAGGGCTGCCGTGCGCTCGCCAAGGAACTCGAGGCGCGTGAGGAAAAACTCGACATCCTCGTCAACAATGCCGGCGCGGCGTGGGGCGAGCCGTTCGAGGGCTTCCCCGAGGCGGGCTGGGACAAGGTGATGGACATCAACGTCAAATCGCCCTTCTTCCTGACGCAGGCGCTCCACGGGCTGATGAAGGCGGCGGGTACGCCCGAACGCCCCGCGAAGATCATCAACATCGGCTCGATCGACGGCCTTCGTCTCAATCCGTGGGAAACCTACAGCTATCATGCGTCGAAGGCGGCAATCCTCTATTTGACGAAGCGCCTCGCGGCGCGGCTGGTGCACGACAATATCATCGTCACCGCGATCGCCCCCGGCGCCTTTCAGTCGGACATGAACAAGGCCGCGCGCGATCATGGCGATGCGGTTGCGAAGAGCATTCCGGTGAAGCGCATCGGTGTGCCCGAAGACATGGCCGGCGCGGCGATCTTCCTCGCGTCGAAGGCGGGCGACTATGTCGTCGGCGACACGATCGCGGTCGACGGCGGTTTGGTCCACGGCGACCTCAAGACCAGCATCGACGCCTGA
- a CDS encoding acyl-CoA dehydrogenase family protein gives MPLYHNDDQAMLKDSVAPFVAEQAPVSHLRKLRDEADATGFSRDLWTQFTEMGLPGMLVPEAHGGLGMGHMEAGIVLEEIGRNLTPSPFLSTGVGAVAALAKAGGTQAGRWLPAIASGEAIVALAIDEGAKHRPDRIATTATRAGNGFRLDGKKSFVLHGHVADMSIVAAKTDGGITLFAVPKDAKGLTADPRRLVDSSLASHVTLDGVEVDADAVIGEVDAGGEILDALLAATRTGAAAEMVGVGQGAMDMTVTYLKERKQFGKLIGEFQGLQHRAAHLYGEMEVARATVMKAQQLLDEGSEGAKLMVSVAKAKAGRAANLAVREGVQMHGGIGMTDEYDIGLYMKRDRALAEFMGDVHYHIDQVARMNGY, from the coding sequence ATGCCTTTGTATCACAATGACGACCAGGCGATGCTCAAGGACAGCGTCGCTCCCTTCGTGGCCGAACAGGCGCCCGTCTCGCACCTGCGCAAGCTGCGCGACGAGGCCGACGCCACCGGCTTCTCGCGCGACCTCTGGACGCAGTTCACCGAAATGGGCCTGCCCGGCATGCTGGTGCCGGAGGCGCACGGCGGGCTCGGCATGGGACATATGGAAGCAGGCATCGTGCTCGAGGAAATCGGCCGCAACCTGACCCCGTCGCCTTTCCTGTCGACCGGCGTCGGCGCGGTCGCCGCGCTCGCCAAGGCGGGCGGCACGCAGGCGGGGCGTTGGCTCCCCGCGATTGCATCGGGCGAAGCGATCGTCGCGCTGGCGATCGACGAAGGCGCGAAGCACCGCCCCGATCGCATCGCGACGACCGCGACGCGCGCGGGCAACGGCTTCCGTCTCGACGGCAAGAAGAGCTTCGTCCTCCACGGCCATGTCGCCGACATGAGCATCGTCGCGGCGAAGACCGACGGCGGCATCACCTTGTTCGCGGTGCCGAAGGACGCGAAAGGCCTGACTGCCGATCCGCGCCGGCTTGTGGATTCCAGCCTCGCGAGCCATGTGACGCTCGACGGCGTCGAGGTCGACGCTGACGCTGTGATCGGTGAGGTCGATGCCGGCGGCGAGATCCTCGACGCTTTGCTCGCCGCTACCCGCACCGGCGCGGCCGCCGAAATGGTCGGCGTCGGGCAGGGCGCGATGGACATGACCGTCACCTACCTCAAGGAACGCAAGCAGTTCGGCAAGCTGATCGGCGAGTTCCAGGGCCTCCAGCACCGCGCCGCGCATCTCTATGGCGAGATGGAAGTCGCGCGCGCCACGGTGATGAAGGCGCAGCAGCTTCTCGACGAAGGCAGCGAGGGCGCGAAGCTGATGGTCTCGGTCGCCAAGGCGAAGGCCGGCCGCGCCGCCAATCTTGCCGTCCGCGAAGGCGTGCAGATGCACGGCGGCATCGGCATGACCGACGAATATGACATCGGCCTCTATATGAAGCGCGACCGCGCGCTCGCCGAATTTATGGGCGATGTGCACTACCACATCGACCAGGTCGCCCGCATGAACGGCTATTGA
- a CDS encoding SDR family oxidoreductase, protein MSLFDMSGQVALITGSSRGIGKATAEAMAEQGAKVVISSRKQDACDTTAAEINARFGAGTAIAVAANISSKDDLQHLVDETRGSFGKITTLVCNAASNPYYGPGLGISDDQFRKIMDNNILSNHWLISMVAPEMLERGEGSIIIISSIGGLKGSPIIGAYGISKAADMQVARNFSVEFGPKGVRVNCIAPGLIRTDMARALWENEENLRRSTAASTLKRIGEPHEIAGAAVFLASKAGAFTTGQTIVCDGGATISGGA, encoded by the coding sequence ATGAGCCTGTTCGACATGAGCGGGCAGGTCGCGCTGATCACCGGATCGTCGCGCGGCATCGGCAAGGCGACCGCCGAGGCGATGGCCGAACAGGGCGCGAAGGTCGTGATTTCGAGCCGCAAACAGGACGCGTGCGACACAACCGCGGCGGAGATCAACGCCCGCTTCGGCGCGGGAACCGCGATTGCGGTCGCGGCGAACATCTCGTCGAAGGACGACCTTCAGCATCTGGTCGACGAGACGCGCGGCAGCTTCGGCAAGATCACGACGCTCGTCTGCAACGCGGCATCGAACCCCTATTACGGCCCCGGCCTCGGGATCAGCGACGACCAGTTCCGCAAGATCATGGACAACAACATCCTGTCCAATCACTGGCTGATCTCGATGGTCGCGCCCGAAATGCTCGAACGCGGCGAGGGATCGATCATCATCATCAGCTCGATCGGCGGCCTCAAGGGATCGCCGATTATCGGCGCCTATGGGATTTCGAAGGCGGCCGACATGCAGGTCGCGCGCAATTTCTCGGTCGAGTTCGGACCGAAGGGCGTGCGCGTCAACTGCATCGCGCCCGGCCTGATCCGCACCGACATGGCGCGCGCGCTCTGGGAAAATGAAGAGAATCTGCGGCGCTCGACCGCCGCATCGACGCTGAAGCGCATCGGCGAACCGCACGAGATCGCGGGCGCCGCGGTCTTCCTTGCCAGCAAGGCGGGAGCTTTTACCACCGGCCAGACCATCGTCTGCGATGGCGGGGCCACGATTTCGGGAGGCGCATGA
- a CDS encoding phosphotransferase family protein has product MTTGIDAQKAFSGTVAPEGADVLDEAKLTAWMEANVEGFEGPLTQGKFAGGQSNPTYKISAPSGNYVLRRKPFGPLLPSAHAVDREYKVQAGLHKVGFPVARQYGLCTDDSVVGSWFYVMGMVDGQTIWDGSMPGSTPENRRATYHAMIDTLAALHSVDVEAAGLSDFGKPGNYFGRQVDRWTKQYKLSETETMDEMERLIAWLPATLPEQTRTSVVHGDYRIDNMIYAKDRPEVLAVLDWELSTLGDPLADFTYVAMAWVTENGGRSGVMDLDRKALGIPELDEVVERYCQATGRDGVPDMNWYFAYNFFRLAGIMQGIKKRVIDGTASSAHAKAMSERVLPLAEKAWDFAKKAGA; this is encoded by the coding sequence ATGACCACGGGCATCGACGCGCAAAAGGCCTTCAGCGGCACCGTCGCCCCCGAAGGCGCCGACGTCCTCGACGAGGCGAAGCTCACCGCTTGGATGGAAGCGAATGTCGAGGGCTTCGAGGGTCCGCTGACGCAGGGCAAGTTCGCGGGCGGCCAGTCGAACCCGACCTACAAGATTTCGGCTCCGTCCGGGAACTACGTCCTCCGCCGCAAGCCCTTCGGCCCGCTGCTTCCTTCGGCGCACGCGGTCGACCGCGAATACAAGGTACAGGCCGGGCTTCACAAGGTCGGCTTCCCCGTCGCGCGCCAGTACGGCCTCTGCACCGACGACAGCGTGGTCGGCAGCTGGTTCTATGTCATGGGCATGGTCGACGGCCAGACGATCTGGGACGGGTCGATGCCCGGATCGACCCCGGAGAACCGCCGCGCCACCTATCACGCGATGATCGACACGCTCGCGGCGCTGCACAGCGTCGATGTCGAGGCGGCGGGGCTGTCGGACTTCGGCAAGCCCGGCAATTATTTCGGCCGTCAGGTCGACCGCTGGACGAAGCAGTACAAGCTCTCCGAAACCGAGACGATGGACGAGATGGAGCGGCTGATTGCATGGCTGCCCGCGACCCTGCCCGAACAGACACGCACCAGCGTCGTCCATGGCGACTATCGCATCGACAACATGATCTACGCCAAGGACCGGCCCGAGGTGCTCGCGGTGCTCGACTGGGAGCTGTCGACCCTCGGCGATCCGCTGGCCGATTTCACCTATGTCGCGATGGCGTGGGTGACCGAGAATGGCGGCCGATCGGGCGTGATGGATCTTGATCGCAAGGCGCTCGGCATTCCCGAGCTAGACGAAGTGGTCGAACGCTATTGCCAAGCCACGGGCCGCGACGGCGTCCCCGACATGAACTGGTATTTCGCGTATAATTTCTTTCGCCTCGCAGGGATCATGCAGGGGATCAAGAAGCGCGTCATCGACGGCACCGCCTCCTCTGCGCACGCCAAGGCGATGTCCGAACGCGTCCTGCCGCTCGCTGAAAAGGCGTGGGACTTTGCGAAAAAGGCCGGCGCATGA
- a CDS encoding acyl-CoA dehydrogenase family protein: MDFDLTDRQKHWQGRVREFIERKVRPAVPTYYEQDKAGDRWKVIQIVEDLKAEAKAAGIWNLFMPPKSAAHHHVDETFEFEGPGLTNLEYALCAEEMGRVGFASEVFNCSAPDTGNMEVFHRYGTRAQKEKYLGRLMNGEIRSAFLMTEPQVASSDATNIETRIERDGDDYVINGRKWWSSGAGDPRCEVAIVMGKTDFAAKRHAQQSMVLMPLNAPGVNILRHLPVFGYDDAPHGHMEIELKDVRVNAEEAMLLGEGRGFEIAQGRLGPGRIHHCMRTIGVAEEAIAKMAKRLQSRVAFGRTVAEYSIWEHRLARARIDIDMTRLLCLKAADMMDKVGNKAAAAEIAMIKVQAPNMALQIIDDAIQAHGGGGVSEDFGLAKAYAHQRTLRLADGPDEVHERAIARIEFAKHSDAGEPGFSSGDIGVSR, encoded by the coding sequence ATGGATTTCGACCTTACCGACCGGCAGAAGCACTGGCAGGGCCGGGTTCGCGAGTTCATCGAGCGCAAGGTCCGCCCGGCGGTACCGACCTATTATGAACAGGACAAGGCGGGCGACCGCTGGAAGGTCATCCAGATCGTCGAGGATCTGAAGGCCGAGGCGAAAGCCGCGGGCATCTGGAACCTGTTCATGCCGCCCAAGTCGGCGGCGCATCATCATGTCGACGAGACGTTCGAGTTCGAAGGCCCCGGTCTCACCAACCTCGAATATGCGCTCTGCGCCGAGGAAATGGGCCGCGTCGGCTTCGCGAGCGAGGTCTTCAACTGCTCGGCGCCCGACACCGGCAACATGGAAGTCTTCCACCGCTACGGCACGCGCGCGCAGAAAGAGAAATATCTGGGCCGACTGATGAACGGCGAGATCCGCTCGGCCTTTCTGATGACCGAACCGCAGGTTGCCTCGTCCGACGCGACAAACATCGAAACGCGCATCGAGCGCGACGGCGACGATTATGTGATCAACGGCCGCAAATGGTGGTCGTCGGGTGCGGGCGATCCGCGCTGCGAGGTCGCGATCGTGATGGGCAAGACCGATTTCGCCGCCAAGCGCCACGCACAGCAGTCGATGGTGCTGATGCCGCTGAACGCGCCCGGCGTGAACATCCTGCGCCACCTGCCCGTCTTCGGCTATGACGATGCGCCGCACGGCCATATGGAAATCGAGCTGAAGGACGTCCGCGTCAACGCCGAGGAAGCGATGCTGCTGGGCGAAGGCCGCGGCTTCGAGATCGCGCAGGGCCGCCTCGGGCCGGGCCGCATCCATCACTGCATGCGCACGATCGGTGTCGCCGAGGAAGCGATCGCCAAGATGGCGAAGCGGCTGCAGTCGCGCGTCGCCTTTGGCAGGACGGTCGCCGAGTACAGCATCTGGGAACATCGTCTGGCGCGCGCGCGCATCGATATCGACATGACGCGCCTGCTCTGCCTGAAGGCCGCGGACATGATGGACAAGGTCGGCAACAAGGCCGCCGCGGCCGAGATCGCGATGATCAAGGTGCAGGCGCCGAACATGGCGCTGCAGATCATCGACGATGCAATCCAGGCGCATGGCGGCGGCGGCGTGTCCGAAGATTTCGGGCTGGCGAAGGCCTATGCGCACCAGCGCACGCTGCGCCTCGCCGACGGTCCCGACGAGGTTCACGAACGCGCGATCGCCCGCATCGAATTCGCCAAGCACAGCGACGCGGGCGAACCCGGCTTCTCGTCGGGCGACATCGGCGTTTCGCGCTAA
- a CDS encoding Zn-dependent alcohol dehydrogenase, with the protein MTKAAVLIEPGKPLVIEDVIIDKPGPHEVLIRTAACGLCHSDLHFIDGAYPHPLPAIPGHEAAGIVEAVGSEVRTVKPGDAVVTCLSAFCGHCEFCVSGRMSLCLGGDTRRPAGSAPRITRPDGSPVNQMLNLSAFSEAMLVHEHACVRIDPDMPLDRAAVIGCAVTTGAGTIFNACKVTPGETVAVVGCGGVGLATINAAKIAGAGRIIAADPVPEKRELAKKLGATDVVDALADDAAKQIVELTKGGVDHAIEAVGRPASASLAVASLRRGGTATILGMMPLAEKVGLSAMDLLSGKKLQGAIMGGNRFPVDIPRLVDFYLRGLLDLDSIVAETIPLAKVNEGFDKMRKGDAARSVIVFDQ; encoded by the coding sequence TTGACCAAAGCCGCCGTTCTGATCGAGCCGGGCAAGCCGCTCGTCATCGAGGATGTGATCATCGACAAGCCGGGTCCGCACGAGGTGCTGATCCGCACCGCCGCGTGCGGGCTCTGCCATTCGGACCTGCATTTCATCGATGGCGCCTATCCGCATCCGTTGCCCGCGATCCCGGGGCATGAGGCGGCCGGAATCGTCGAGGCCGTCGGCAGCGAAGTGCGCACGGTGAAGCCCGGCGACGCGGTCGTCACCTGCCTGTCGGCCTTCTGCGGCCACTGCGAATTCTGCGTTTCGGGCCGCATGTCGCTCTGCCTCGGCGGCGACACGCGCCGTCCGGCGGGATCGGCGCCGCGCATCACGCGCCCCGACGGGTCGCCGGTCAACCAGATGCTGAACCTCAGCGCCTTCTCCGAAGCGATGCTCGTTCACGAACATGCCTGCGTGCGCATCGACCCAGACATGCCGCTCGACCGCGCCGCGGTGATCGGCTGCGCCGTGACCACCGGTGCCGGCACGATCTTCAACGCGTGCAAGGTGACCCCGGGCGAGACCGTCGCGGTCGTCGGCTGCGGCGGCGTCGGGCTCGCGACGATCAACGCCGCGAAGATCGCCGGCGCGGGGCGCATCATTGCGGCCGACCCGGTTCCCGAGAAGCGCGAACTCGCGAAGAAGCTCGGCGCGACCGACGTCGTCGACGCGCTTGCCGACGATGCCGCAAAGCAGATCGTCGAGCTGACCAAAGGCGGTGTCGACCATGCGATCGAGGCGGTCGGCCGCCCCGCTTCAGCGAGCCTCGCAGTCGCCTCGCTCCGCCGCGGCGGCACCGCGACGATCCTTGGCATGATGCCGCTTGCCGAAAAGGTCGGCCTCAGCGCGATGGACCTGCTCTCGGGCAAGAAGCTGCAGGGCGCGATCATGGGCGGCAACCGCTTCCCGGTCGACATCCCGCGCCTCGTCGACTTCTACCTCCGCGGCCTGCTCGACCTCGACAGCATCGTCGCCGAGACGATCCCGCTCGCCAAGGTCAACGAAGGTTTCGACAAGATGCGAAAGGGCGATGCCGCGCGGTCGGTGATCGTGTTCGACCAATGA